GAGGGGTTGATTCCCGATCTGGTCAGCATGTTCTTCAGGGCGTTCCCGCCCCAGGACGCGCCCGTCCCCGCCACCGACCTCTGATCCGTCGCATTCCCTTTCCGCCGGGTCCGTCGAGGACCGATAGCCGCCCGCGCAGCGCTGCGGTTCGGCCTGGACAGGACGAGCTATAAGGCGGGGGCGCCGGCCTGCCCGCGCCATTCCCATGCCGTCGGGAGCCGGCGGCGGCAGTCGTCATCCTTGAAAATATTATGGTTGCAATTTTAAACCATAGGCGGCACTATCCGCATGGTTGCAAAATTAAACCGTAACGAGGCGCCGGGCGCGCCTGGTCGAAAGAAGCGGCCATGCCGTCCTGGAGTAGGGTGTCGGATGATCGATTTGCGCGGACAAGCACGTCAGCCATGGCCCGGCCCCTTCGGATCGTCCGCGCCCGGCTCCCTTGCGGAGAGAGCCGAACGACAGGGATGAAGTCCCGCGACCCTCGCCCCCTTTCCTCAGCCAGCATTGCCAGGAGTTGCCAATGACCCAATCCGCCTTGTTCCAGCCGCTCAGGATCGGTCGGCTCGAACTGTCCCACCGCGTGGTGATGGCTCCGCTGACGCGGATGCGCGCCGGTCCGGGCATGGTGCCGCGCGACATCGCCGTCGAATATTATCGCCAGCGGGCGACGCCGGGCGGCCTCATCGTCGCGGAAGCATCCCAGGTGATGCCGACCGGCCAGGGCTATCCGCAAACCCCCGGCATCCATACGGCGGAACAGATCGCCGGCTGGAAAAGGGTCACCGACGCGGTGCATGAAGCGGGTGGCCACATCTTCCTCCAGCTCTGGCATGTGGGGCGCATTTCCCATTCATCCTACCATGGCGAAACGCCGGTCGCGCCGTCCGCCGTCGCCGCCGCGGGCGATCATTTCACCGCGAGCTGGAAGCTGGAGCCGTTCCAGACGCCCCGCGCCCTTGAGCTTGAGGACATCGCCGCGATCGTCGAGGCCTATCGCACCGGCGCCCGCAACGCGCTCGCCGCAGGATTCGACGGGGTCGAGATCCATGGCGCGAACGGCTATCTGATCGAGCAGTTCCTCCAGTCCCGCTCCAACAGGCGGCAGGATATTTACGGCGGATCGATCGCGAACCGCACCCGCTTCCTGCTCGACGTCACGCGCGCCGTGGTGGAGGAGGCGGGGGCCGACCGCGTCGCCGTGCGCCTGTCGCCCTTCGGCACCACCAACGATTCCGGCGAGGACGATCCGCTGCCGCTGTACCGGCATGCGATCGCCGCGCTTTCCGGCTTCCAACTGGCCTATCTGCACCTGATCGAACCGCGGATAGCCGGGACCGGCAAGGCGGACGTCCTCAATGATAGCGCGCCCTCCGCCGCTGAACTCTTCCGCGACTCCTGGCCCGGCGTCCTGATCGCCGCCGGCGGTTATGAGGGGGCTTCCGCCCAGGAGGAAGTGGGCAAGGGGCTGGCGGACGCGATCGCCTTTGGGCGTCCGTTCATCGCCAATCCCGACCTGGTCGAACGAATCCGCCTGGGCGCTCCGCTCAACCCCTGGGACCGTCCGACCTTCTACGGCGGCGATGCCAAGGGCTATACCGATTATCCGACGCTGGAAACGCTGAACGCAGCGGCCTGAACGAAGGTCGGACCGGGCCGCCTTCGCCCGCGGAAGGCGGCCCCCTTGAAGAGACGTCAGAGAATTCGGGAAGGATGCAGGAATGGCGGTCTACACAGTGGCTCAGGTCAAGATCAACGACGGCGAGAGATATGAGAAATATCGGGAGCGCTTCGGCGCGGTGCTCCAGCAATATGATGGCCGGCTCGTCGCCGCCGACGACAATCCGGTCGTCCAGGAAGGCCAATGGTCTTATGAGAAGATCGTGATCCTGGAATTCGCCGATCTGGACGCCTTCAACGCGTTCGCCGACAGCGAAAGCTATCGCGAGATCGCGGCCCATCGCCATGCCGGGGCGGACAGCCTTATCCTCGTCGCGAAAGGACGCTGAACCGGCGCGCAGGCGCTCCATCCGGGGGAAAACGCCGGCGGAATCCCTATTGCGACCCCCGGCCGGCACCGTACGGCCGGCTTCCCCGGCGCGGCAATGCGCCTGGGGGGTCGACAGGCGTGCGCCATAAGTGTATGCTCACACAATGAGCGCGCTACGACCCATCGCCTTCCTGGAGGAAGTCAGGAACACGCCCCACATCTGCCTCGCGGAAGGTCTGCGGGCGGCCAATCGCGCCGTCATGAAGCATTATGTCGACAGCATGGCGGGATCGCCGGTCAATCCGGTGCAGATGTCGCTGCTCATGCGCGTCTATTATCTGCGCAACGCGACCATGCAGACGCTTGCCCAGCATATGGAGACCGATCGCACCACGACGACGCGCAACGTCGATGTGCTGGTGCGGGACGGATTCCTGGAGATCGGGGAGGGCAAGGACAGGCGCCAGCGGCTGGTGCGCTTGACGGAGCGCGGGCATGAGGCGCTGGAGGTGTCGATCCCCAAATGGCGCAAGGCCCAGGATGAGCTGAAAAATGCGCTGGGCGACGAATTGTGGAACAATATCCTGCGCGAAGCCCGGACGTTGATCGAGCTTGGCGGCATCGCCTGCGATCGCACTGCCCAAGCGGCCTGAGGCATTCCCGACCGATCGGGCCGACATGGCCACCGCGCATGCGTTCGGGCGGCGCCGCAATGCCGCGGCCTGTCTACATCCAGAAAATGGATAAGGGGTTTTCATAATCCGCGCTTGAAAGCGGGGGCGCCACATCCTTTGTGGTTCCGCATAATATGCGCGTGGAGAGAGAGAGAATGGCCTCATCGTCCGTCCTGCCGGAATCCTGTGGCCCTGTCGTCCTTCCTCGTTCTGACGGATTTCGATCCCATGACGCGCCGGCGCAGCATCCCGGATGCGCGGGATGAGCGCCGTCTCTCGCCGATCATGCGCGAACCTGCCCGGCATCATGCGAAGCGGATCGGCCGGGCCGAAGATGGAGATACCGATATATGGGCCTGTTGGTTGACGGCGTCTGGCGCGACGCCTGGTATGACACGAAATCGAGCGGCGGCAGATTCGTGCGCAAGGAATCGCAATATCGCGACGGGCTGGACGGCCGTTTCCAGGCCGAGCCGGGCCGCTATCATATCTATGCCGGCTTCGCCTGTCCCTGGGCGCACCGCGTCCTCATCATGCGCGCGCTCAAGGGGCTGGAGGGGTTGATCTCCGTCTCCATGGTCAATGCGTTCATGGGCGAGAAGGGCTGGACGTTCCTGCCGGGCGAGGGCGTCGTGCCGGACAGCGTCAACGGCGCGCAATATCTCTATCAGGTCTATCTGGCGGGCGATCCGACCTATACCGGCCGCGTGACCATCCCGATCCTGTGGGACAAGTTCGAGAAGAGGATCGTCAACAATGAATCGTCGGAGATCATCCGGATCCTGAACTCGGCGTTCGATCATGTGGGGGCGCTTCCCGGCGATTATTATCCGCAGGAATTGCGCGCCGAAATCGACGCGATCAACGCGCGCGTCTACGAAACGCTCAACAACGGCGTGTACCGTTCGGGTTTCGCGACGACGCAGGAAGCCTATGAGGAGGCGGTCCATCCGCTGTTCGAAACGCTCGACTGGCTGGAGGAGCATCTGACGGGCAGGGAATGGCTTGTCGGAGACAGGCTGACGGAAGCGGACATCCGCCTGTTCACCACGCTGGTCCGCTTCGATGCGATCTACCACGGGCATTTCAAATGCAATCTGCGCCGCATCGCCGACTATCCCAATCTTTCGCGGCTGACCTGGAAGCTGGCGTCCCATGAGCGCGTGGCGCCGACCATCGATCTGCGCCATGCCAAGGCGCATTATTACCGCAGCCACACCAGCGTTAATCCCACGGGCATCGTGCCCGTCGGCCCGGCCGAACCATTGGGGCCGGGCCATTCGCTGACCGGAATCCAGCCTCTTCCGGCTTGATCCTGCCGGTCCGCCCAAGGCAGCGGCCCGGCCGCAAAAGCGCCAATAGTCGAACAGGGGTCGTCCCGATGAAGCATCTGCTCCCAATATTGATATTCGCACTAGCCGGAACCGTGGCTGCGCGGGCGGAAACGCCGCCTGCGCAGCCGCCGCGCCTCATCCTGCTGGGCACGGCCGGCGGGCCGATAGCGCGGCTGGAACGCTCCCAGCCCGCCAATGCGATCGTCGTCGGCGGGCAAACCTATCTCATCGATGCGGGCGACGGCCTTTTGAGGCAGATGGCGGCCAGCAAGCTGGGGCTGGGGTCGGTCAAGGCCCTGTTCCTAACCCACCATCATATCGATCACGTCGCCGATGTTCCCGTGCTGATGATCGACCGCTGGCTTCTCGCCAACGCGCCTCCGCTGGAGATATACGGACCGCCGGGATCGGCGCAGCTCGTCGCCGGGACGCTCGCCGCCTTTCGGCCGGTGGAGCTGGCCCCGGTGACGGTCGGCGGCCCGGTCAAGCCGCCCCTCGCCGGATCGGCGGTCGGCCATGACCTGCCGCTTGACCTCAATGAACCGCGGCTGGTCTACAAGGACGATCGGGTGCGGGTGTTCGCCATCGGCGTCGATCACTATCATTATCCGGCCGGATCGATCGAGGCGCGGTCGTCCCGTTCCTATGCCTATCGCGTGGAGGCGGGAGGCAAGGTCTATGTCTTCAGCGGCGACACCGGACCGTCCGAACGCCTGAAGATCCTGGCGAAGGATGCCGATTATCTTGTCTGCGAGGTGATCGACATTGCCCGCATGGAAAAATTGCTGCGAAGCTATCCGGGCTTCTCCGCCGATCAGATTCCGCCGCTGATGGAACATATGCGCGAAGACCACCTGACCGGGGAGCAGATCGGCGAAATCGCCGCCGCCGCGGGCGTCAAGAAGGTCATCCTCACGCATTTCGCGCCTGGCAATGACGGGGAAACCGATGTCGAATCCTATGCCGCGGGAATATCCCGGCATTTCCACGGCGAAGTCGCCCATGGCCGCGACCTGGACCAATATTGAGGAGCGGACAGTAACGGCCGGATTCGCCGACCCGACATAATCCGAATAATGATTATTCATCCTGAGAGATACTCGACGGGATTGGGAGCCAGTAGGGGAATTTCCCCATATTCACTGTTGAGCGGTGTCGACATCGCGATCTGAAAGCAGGCGGGCGAGTGATCATTTCCGTAATAGCCTTGGCAT
The window above is part of the Sphingobium sp. MI1205 genome. Proteins encoded here:
- a CDS encoding glutathione S-transferase family protein translates to MGLLVDGVWRDAWYDTKSSGGRFVRKESQYRDGLDGRFQAEPGRYHIYAGFACPWAHRVLIMRALKGLEGLISVSMVNAFMGEKGWTFLPGEGVVPDSVNGAQYLYQVYLAGDPTYTGRVTIPILWDKFEKRIVNNESSEIIRILNSAFDHVGALPGDYYPQELRAEIDAINARVYETLNNGVYRSGFATTQEAYEEAVHPLFETLDWLEEHLTGREWLVGDRLTEADIRLFTTLVRFDAIYHGHFKCNLRRIADYPNLSRLTWKLASHERVAPTIDLRHAKAHYYRSHTSVNPTGIVPVGPAEPLGPGHSLTGIQPLPA
- a CDS encoding DUF1330 domain-containing protein — its product is MAVYTVAQVKINDGERYEKYRERFGAVLQQYDGRLVAADDNPVVQEGQWSYEKIVILEFADLDAFNAFADSESYREIAAHRHAGADSLILVAKGR
- a CDS encoding MarR family winged helix-turn-helix transcriptional regulator, whose translation is MSALRPIAFLEEVRNTPHICLAEGLRAANRAVMKHYVDSMAGSPVNPVQMSLLMRVYYLRNATMQTLAQHMETDRTTTTRNVDVLVRDGFLEIGEGKDRRQRLVRLTERGHEALEVSIPKWRKAQDELKNALGDELWNNILREARTLIELGGIACDRTAQAA
- a CDS encoding MBL fold metallo-hydrolase produces the protein MKHLLPILIFALAGTVAARAETPPAQPPRLILLGTAGGPIARLERSQPANAIVVGGQTYLIDAGDGLLRQMAASKLGLGSVKALFLTHHHIDHVADVPVLMIDRWLLANAPPLEIYGPPGSAQLVAGTLAAFRPVELAPVTVGGPVKPPLAGSAVGHDLPLDLNEPRLVYKDDRVRVFAIGVDHYHYPAGSIEARSSRSYAYRVEAGGKVYVFSGDTGPSERLKILAKDADYLVCEVIDIARMEKLLRSYPGFSADQIPPLMEHMREDHLTGEQIGEIAAAAGVKKVILTHFAPGNDGETDVESYAAGISRHFHGEVAHGRDLDQY
- a CDS encoding alkene reductase, with the protein product MTQSALFQPLRIGRLELSHRVVMAPLTRMRAGPGMVPRDIAVEYYRQRATPGGLIVAEASQVMPTGQGYPQTPGIHTAEQIAGWKRVTDAVHEAGGHIFLQLWHVGRISHSSYHGETPVAPSAVAAAGDHFTASWKLEPFQTPRALELEDIAAIVEAYRTGARNALAAGFDGVEIHGANGYLIEQFLQSRSNRRQDIYGGSIANRTRFLLDVTRAVVEEAGADRVAVRLSPFGTTNDSGEDDPLPLYRHAIAALSGFQLAYLHLIEPRIAGTGKADVLNDSAPSAAELFRDSWPGVLIAAGGYEGASAQEEVGKGLADAIAFGRPFIANPDLVERIRLGAPLNPWDRPTFYGGDAKGYTDYPTLETLNAAA